In the Sarcophilus harrisii chromosome 3, mSarHar1.11, whole genome shotgun sequence genome, one interval contains:
- the LOC100923766 gene encoding protein-arginine deiminase type-1 — protein MAQQRAIRLSLQKPTHAVCVVGTEVALDVYGSVPPRAVTFKVTGSSSVQIYMEYDPKNVSEPPADERWPLDADVDVVLSVEAASTNVDDVKVRVSYYGKNGSQALGQALLHLTAIEVSLDVDTGRTGTIKRNKDDKKTWSWGPEGRGAILLVNCDRDSHLPGGVDYSHSRLYSLADLQDMSKMVLWTNGPDKIFDNHKLVLHVSHNDSDKVRVFHAQGGNRVSDYKRVLGPDKLSYSVDRGPGEQEITFYVEGLAFPDADFFGLVSFDITLMDTDGLLETPIFTDTVVFRVAPWIMTPNTQTPLDVYVCSLVERESFQAEFLDAMTYLTLKAKCQLIICPLVDNRNDRWIQDELEFGYIEAPHKAFPVVFDSPRNRGLKEFPFKRILGPDFGYVTREPAHGGVSSLDSFGNLDVSPPVTVQGKEYPLGRILIGSSFPKSGGRRMAKVVRNFLYAQKVQSPVELYSDWLSVGHVDEFLSFVPAPGPKGFRLLLASPDACFKLFQEKKDEGYGTATQFEGLKRRKKKITIDEMLNDRSLRSDNRYAQKCIDWNREVLKRELGLSESDIVDIPQLFKLSDSYAEAFFPDMVNMIVLGKFLGIPKPFGPIINGRCCLEQKVQDLLQPLGLKCTFIDDYQSYHVLMGEIHCGTNVRRKPFSFKWWNMIP, from the exons TTCAGTACCTCCACGAGCTGTGACTTTCAAGGTCACTGGAAGCTCATCAGTGCAGATCTACATGGAATACGACCCTAAGAATGTGAGTGAACCTCCGGCTGATGAGCGCTGGCCTTTGGATGCTGACGTGGACGTCGTCCTATCCGTGGAAGCCGCCAGTACCAATGTTGATGATGTCAAG GTACGTGTCTCTTACTATGGGAAGAATGGGAGCCAAGCCCTTGGCCAGGCCCTGCTGCATCTCACTGCCATTG AAGTGTCTCTGGATGTTGACACGGGCCGTACTGGGACAATAAAGAGGAACAAAGATGACAAG AAAACATGGAGCTGGGGTCCAGAAGGCCGTGGGGCAATCCTTTTGGTGAACTGCGACAGGGATAGTCACCTCCCTGGGGGGGTCGACTACTCTCATAGTCGCTTGTATTCCCTGGCAG ACCTGCAGGATATGTCCAAGATGGTGCTCTGGACCAACGGCCCCGATAAGATCTTCGACAACCACAAGCTTGTCCTGCACGTGTCACACAATGACTCAGACAAAGTGAGGGTATTCCATGCCCAAG GTGGGAACCGTGTTTCTGACTACAAGAGGGTCCTGGGACCTGACAAATTGTCATACAGCGTGGATCGGGGCCCTGGTGAACAGGAGATCACCTTCTATGTGGAGGGCCTTGCCTTCCCTGATGCTGATTTCTTTGGACTGGTCTCCTTCGACATCACCCTGATGGACACAGATGGA CTCCTCGAAACCCCGATTTTCACAGACACGGTGGTGTTCCGAGTGGCCCCCTGGATCATGACCCCTAATACCCAGACACCCCTGGATGTTTACGTGTGCAG TCTTGTGGAACGAGAATCATTCCAAGCTGAATTTCTTGATGCTATGACCTACTTGACATTGAAGGCTAAGTGTCAACTGATCATCTGTCCATTGGTGGATAACCGAAATGATCGCTGGATCCAG GATGAATTGGAGTTTGGCTACATAGAAGCACCTCACAAAGCTTTCCCGGTTGTCTTTGATTCTCCTCGGAACAGAGGGCTGAAGGAATTTCCCTTTAAGAGGATCCTG ggCCCTGACTTTGGTTATGTGACCCGAGAGCCTGCGCATGGTGGTGTCTCCAGTCTTGACTCCTTTGGAAACCTGGATGTCAGCCCACCTGTCACTGTCCAGGGGAAGGAGTACCCACTGGGCAGAATCCTCATTGGGAGCAGCTTCCCCAA GTCAGGTGGCCGCCGGATGGCTAAGGTCGTCCGGAACTTTCTGTATGCCCAGAAGGTACAGTCCCCCGTGGAACTCTATTCTGACTGGTTAAGCGTGGGCCACGTGGATGAGTTCCTCAGCTTCGTTCCTGCCCCTGGACCGAAG GGTTTCCGGCTGTTACTGGCTAGCCCCGATGCTTGCTTCAAACTCTTTCAGGAGAAGAAGGATGAGGGCTATGGGACTGCCACCCAGTTTGAAG gattgaaaaggagaaagaaaaaaataaccattgaTGAGATGCTGAATGATAGAAGCCTTAGAAGTGACAATCGTTATGCGCAG AAATGCATTGACTGGAACCGTGAGGTCCTGAAACGGGAGCTGGGCCTGTCAGAGAGTGACATCGTTGACATCCCCCAGCTCTTCAAGCTCAGTGACTCCTACGCAGAGGCCTTCTTCCCTGACATG GTAAACATGATCGTCTTGGGGAAGTTCTTGGGGATTCCCAAGCCCTTTGGACCCATCATTAATGGGCGCTGCTGTCTGGAACAGAAGGTCCAGGACTTGCTGCAGCCGCTGGGACTCAAGTGCACTTTCATTGATGATTACCAATCCTACCACGTGTTAATGGGCGAGATCCACTGTGGCACTAATGTCCGACGGAAGCCCTTTTCTTTTAAGTGGTGGAACATGATTCCCTGA